GTTGCGATTACTACGGGTTCATCGAACccgcaacatgagctgatcactcaaagaaTTCGCCACCGATAACTTTCGTACAATAGCATCACAATGCCGATGCCTAAAAAAAAGCTAAGAGCATCAAGATTTGCTTCTTAGACAACAAATATTTGCCACCGGCATCTGAAGAAAAATTAGGAGGAAGTGATATTTAGCCAAAAGTGGCAAATATGACATCTCCAAAAGATTTAAGATTAAGTAAAGTTACATCATACACATGAATAAACTTGCACCTAATGCACCCGAATATTCGACTGCAACAAACATCGGATACATAAAGTTATCATTACAATAAGAGTACAAACATCATCAAAGTTATTCTTACGGAATTTCTACTTGGACATCTACTTTCGAGCTATCTTCGAGCCTCTCAATTACAATGAAAGCGGGGACTTTCACAGCAGGATAAAATCGGCTTACATCGCCATCAGCGTTTGCAATTGCCATCAAATTCAGGGAAGGATGTTTCGACAGCACAAAGGCAAAAGCAGATTCAGCTCCTGCGAGAAGTTGGGAATGAATTAACTTACGGATCTTTTTGGTGTTACTAAACTTCGACATCAAAGTTAGCAATGTTGGAGGAATTTCAATCAGTGGAAACATCGTTTTCCATATCATCCTCAAGCCAGTATAACACTTGTCAAAGAATCGGTGCACCTGTTGCACCCGATCTTGAAACTTTACGATAGTAGCAGCCTTCGATTGATTCTTCCAGAAGACTTCATCAAAATATGTCAGACTGGTCAAAGCATCTACACGTTCGTGAACGGGCTTGTTCCCTTTCGATAAATTAAGATCTATGACTGTCAAAAGCAATGGCAAAGATGAAATCAGAAAGAAATTATTTACGGCATCAAAGAAACTAAGGAAGAAACAAGCACTTACAGTTCAAGCTCTCTGTTGCCCTTTGCAATTCACTCAGTGCATATTTTTCTGCATCAATGGCTAGCTCGCCTTTCTTCTTTATAATAGCAGCCATGGCATGGATACCACGCATATCTTTTTTCCATCTGGAGAATGCGAGCCTTCATGCGTTGAAGCCGATCATTTTCAGAAACATTAGCTGAAGAACCTTCGGTAAAAAATGGTATGGGAGTCACCTGCAAAATACATTCGTCAAGTGTGTCAAGGAATATATATAACTagttgataccccgcgcgttgcggcgggtaTTAAAGATGATTTTCTTGTATAAAAAATGGCATCAACAAATCTTGAAAATAATGCTTATTTGCATATAGTGGCATGAAGTGCAAGCATATAGCTGTTAACTTGGCTTTGGTTCTGCGTTGTGGGGGGAATCATATATGAAAACAATAGCACGAACGGCCTTGAATTCCAAGATTAAGTCTTCTTTGGTTGGTATGTATGAAGACAATAAACGCATGGCCGGAGGTAAACAACTATGATTTAGGTAATAAAAGGCATGTGCATCATTAATAGCACAACAATAGCACGGTCGGAAAATATGCTTATCTCCAAAACATGTAGAAGGAGAATGTAAAACATTTGACAAAAAAGACTGAATATTGGAATAATCCATCGTTGGCAAGCCTTTATTCATAAGGACCAGGGTCAAAACAAtattcataaaggacatgttcaGGGGTCTGTACAACTCGCTTGACATCATGGTGGCCTTTATTCATTAGAAAATGTTTGGGTATCTGCAATGTTAATAAACACGGCATATTTGAAAGTGGACAGACAACTGATATACTGTATGTTGTTCAGTAATGTGGCACATAGAGCTAGTTTGGTTGCAGGACTGGGCTCCATGCCTGGGAGAAAAGGAGTCTGGCCGATGAAAGAAAACTTCAAAAGAAGTGTCAACAACATTTCTCATAAATCATAGTGTCTTGATTTACAATGTGGAAATATGTTTTCATATATTTTCCTGAGCtaggcctatatatacatctggcTTCCGGATATGAGATGCAGACAGTGAACTTAAATATATGGCCGATAGAGTACTTTAATTTCAGTCCCCCAGCTATGCAGAGAACCCCTAACAGTATGAACCGCTGTTTTAACATAAAACCTGCAAAGAATGAAACCAATTAACAATTTTCTGGAAAAAGAAGTATGTATTATGGGGTGTCAGTTTGTATGCTATGCTATCTTCAAGCAGGCACGTAGTGTTCAGGCCCCTTTTACCTATCCATGTTATCTTGAGTGTAGAAAGTAACCAATGAAATCTGCTATACCTGTGCCGGCAAAATGCTTGCGAGCAACCAACATGAGTAGCATCTACTATGCCAAGTTCCATATGTAGGCTAATGACTACGAGTGATGCTCCAGGCGAGGCCAGTGTTAGAACGTCCAGGCCGGGCAATTTTTGCCATTGTCTCTGACCAAATACGGTCATAGTAGCTTGCTGGCTAGAAATAATATTGCAGATAGGTTTCAGGCGCAGatttacctcttattaagaagaCTGGGAAACAACAAAATTCTAGGTAAGCTTGCCAATTATTTAATCATGGGAAACAACAAAATTTATGGTTAAAAACAGCATGTAAAGTACAACAATGGGACAGCTTGCAGATGAATGTTGGATACACATACCGTTTGACATAGTCTCGCTGGAACAACCAAATTCAGCTAAAATAGGATACCGTTTGGAATAGGCTTGCTAGAACAAATAAATTTAACTCAAGCAGGAAACCTTCTTCTCTGAAAGAATGGCTGCaagggaaatttagataaaagcACTCTAATTAGAGTTGCACAAAATACATAGAGCAGAtaatgaaatcaaagagaagatgAGCAGCACGGATGGGATGAAGACCGTACTCCTGTAGCGAGCTGGACGGATGTGTTCACTTCGGGTGACACCGGCAGACGCAGGCAAATGACAGAGCGAGTAGGTTGCTCGAGAGGGCTTGAAGAAGAGGCAACCGAGGTGTTCAAATACACGACCGACCGCAACACTGAGTAGACGGGAGCCATTGAAGTCGATAGAACACATCGTGGAAGATGCTGGGACAGTGAGCGTTACCAGCCAAATAGAGGGAAGAGTGAAGGCGGCAGCTCATGGGAGAGCGGGATGCATCCGGCAGTTTCTGGTGGAAGGCAATGAGGCATGCTTTAATTAATTAATTTTCACTGGGAGATCGGGAGGCACAGCCGGCGTCGAGTCTCTAGTGCCGACCGACTGAACGGACTTCTTTTTTTCCTTGTGCTCCAGTTTCGAGAAGAGCCAAGTGTGGGCTAGCTATACAGGGATATCCGCGTGAGCTGGGCCAGTCGAGCGAGTGGGCACTCGGGTCCAGGTGGACCGGCAGACCGAACACGCTAGGTTCTTTTGAGTGACACGCCTCGAAGTGCATGAGATTAAGAGTGGAACAGGTAATTAAGGCCACATCTTTCAAATCTGACGGATAGGGATAATTGGAGTGACGTGGCTGCATAAAATTTgagcttgcaaacattaaatgcattttagtggggatgaactttatAGATACTAGTGgacaccccgcgcgttgctgcgaaaaTGCAAGATGGTTTTTATATATGAAAACAATAGCATGGACGGTCCTGAATCCAGAAATATGAAGTGCTTTTTTTGTTCATGTGGAAGACTAAAATGGCTAGGCAGAAGTTAACCAATGAAATTTAGATGATAAAAGGCTCTTGCATAATTAATAGCAGAACAATAGCACCGTAACAAAATATGATGAatttttcatcaccaagtgattgTTATGAATCTCTCGCATCAACAATGAGGACTGTTAACAGATATGTGTTGAAGACGTACTATTTTGAATACGTTCGCTGGACCGAACAAAACTAAGAGATGTAGAGAGTATTCTTCTCTGTGTAAATCCATGCTTCTATATGTGTTGCTGCGGGAATATATGTAAGATAATAGAGCAATGATAAAAATATATTTAAAATATGAAGCTTGTTGAAAATATGTATATAATTACAACGAAAAATGAAATATCTTAAAGGAAATGGGCCAATGAGTGTGTACCACCCCATTCGAAGAGAAAGCAGCGCCCACCAGGTGATAAAGGAACCTTAGAAAGAAGTATTTAGTCTCTAGCCAACTCGCCGAAGTGGTCTCTCCTAGGAAAGGTATAGATCAGAGCTATCGCCTAGTAAGGGTTGAATCCGCAGCCCTCGGCTCTGTTAAGATTTGAGCTTACTAAAATATGTTAAATACTGCGAGACTGAGTCATCTATTCGCCTTCGCCATGCGCATGTGCTGAACCAAGGGATCCAACTGCGGGGTTTAAGACTCAATGGAAAGCCTAGTCAATATGAACTCTCTATTGTTCCTAGTAGTTCAGCAAACCTGCAACACACACACCAACAATATTAAGTGACTCATGTTGCAGCCTGGAGAGGCAGAAAAAGCCGTACAAAATTGAAGAAAGAAATTAGGTGAACTAAGAACTAATAGAGTTGAGATAAATTTTCAGCAATATATATTTGCTTACAGAATCATTGGTGCCCTTGTGTTGATGAAAAACCGGACGGAGACATGTGAATATACAACAAAGGAGCGTCAAGGGTAGGACACCGATTAAAGTAAGAAATAAAATCTTAGCCTAACCGCTGCTATCTCTGCGTCTTTCTAGATCTCCGTTCCATCCACATTGTTGATCTACTTACTTAATTACATGGTGTTGATCTGTCTTGAGCTCAAGGCCACGTAGAGAGGCAGAGGTAGATAAAAATGGAGGCAGACCTGGAGGTTCTTGCCGTTCCATGGTCAGAACCGAAGGTGCAACGGCACCCAGTGATTCGCCTCCTTTAAACTTTGCACGAATGGCCGGATGAACTCAGTCCTGGAGCTCGTGGAAGCCGGCCACTTTCCCTGGCGACAGGCGCTCCTTTTTGCTATATCTCCCTAGCGACGGCAAAACTATCTGCACATCAAGAGAACATCAAGAGAAGTCAGGTGGGGCTCGGACGCTCGGTGCAGGTGCTATGAAAGCAGGGCATAAAAATGGTGTAAGCTGCCGGTAGAAGAAAAAGAACCGCTATAGGAAGTGGAAGACCGCCGGGAGATAGGATGACTCATAGTGGGCTACGACGGTTCGGCTGAATATTTAATGAAGGTGTTGGGAGATAAGCGGGCAGGCCACAGGAGACAGCATAGCTGCAGGGAGCTGGAAGCCACGACCAAAATGATAGATTGTGTCAGATAAGTAGTAATTTACCGATTTGGATCGAACGGACACGAACAATTGAGGTGACGTAGCTATgagcttgcaaacattaaatgatttttagtggggatgaactttatAGATAGTATAGATTATAGATATCAATTGAtctcactcccatcgggagcatacaTTTAAAAGCCAGGAACATCATAATTAAAACAGGAAAATATTGGCAACGCTGCCAGCATGGAATTCATTACAATCAAAAGGCCTTTTGAAAAGGCATTGTTTAAATCAAACGATGAAGATTACACATTGACAAAAGGAAAATCAAGGAGCTTGGGTCTGGGTCGATAAACTTGGGCCAGCTTTTCCAGCAGTTGATTTGTTAGCTGATACCAATTCAAGAAGCTGCAGTGCGCATTTGCGCGCTAATACTTTGAAAAGGCTGAGGTCGATAGCTTGCCCATCTTGATACTTCGGCAGCTCTTTCATCATTAGCTCCATGTTGGCTTTAAAGCCGTGCCAGTGATGACCTGGGTTCACACACTTTGTTTCCAGTCTCTAGAGCATGACAGAGAAGAGGACAAATACCAAGAGGGAGCTCACTAGAGCATCGATCGAGCCGTCTGCGGCAGAGTACAATGGGCTAAGGTAAGGTCTAGGTAGGTGCACGGCGGTGTAATACTGGCGGCGGGAGGAGCAGAGTAGGGGAACATAGTAGGGAATGAACCCTCAAACCTAGGATGCTAGCCGTCTTCTGTTCACACGTTGGGCCCGCCTACAAGGATAACAGTCGCAATGAAGAAGCGAGCAAGTAGGACCGACATATAAGATAATGAGTCAAACAGACAACGATTTAGCTAGACCTAACGATAGATAGCTGCCATCAAGGTAATCTAATGGCATAGAAACAATAAAGTCACTCAAGTTAGTGGCGACAATGAAATTCTCTGAATCGCAGTGGCAAGACCATAATATTGGCTAGGACTGGGGACATAGTCATAAAAACGTTTTTTAGAATATTTCGTCCATTAAAGTTTACGCTACCAAACATAGCCATAATCTTTTTTATAGCAAGTTACATATGAAAAGATACGAACATAAAATAATAATGGCCCCGTCTTCGAATCCACTTTGGTTGGAGTTTGAAAAAGGAATAATCCAAAATAGAGTTTTTTTTCAAATTCAATCGTTTATTTATCTATTATATTATTCCAAAATTCACCTTAAATTGAATTCCATTTTTTCAACGGGattcttactcaaattgaaaaaTTCTATAACAGTCTCTTGATTCGGAATTAGGGACTCGTGTATCATCTGATGAATCTACTTTCTTTTACACTAAAATATCTCACTctatcttgttttttttttgtattatCTAAAATAACTGATGAATTTTTCATAACTTAGGTGAGTGCTTTACCAACATATGTAGTACAAAAAATAAAAGGAATTTAACCCTTTCATGCTTACTTTAACTAATTGAACGTGTTTCAAAGGTTTGTTCCATTTTTAGAAGACCTTGCGTTATGTCACTAGATCTCGATTTTTCATATATAAATGTAACTAACCTATCGCCCTTGTAAAAAAATTCACCATAATAACCGTTAACAGTTGCTCCTGTAGTGACCGGGCGAACACTAAATTATTAATAGGATAATGGTATAACACTCTTTTTTTTCTGTAGGGGCCTCACAATTTAGGTGCTACAACTATAATCTAAATATTCCGGTGGAGACTGCATTGGCCCTGGCATCCAGGTCCTGCCCGAGCTTGCTGCATAGCTCGGTAATGGTAGCCTTGCACTCCTCGTCGTCTAGATCCTCGTCGAAGTAGGTATCGATCATCTTCCTGACATCCTGCATGCGGTCCCAGTACCCGGACGCGCGGACGAACTTCTCCACGAAGTCCTCGTCGCCGGGGACACCGCTAGCATTGCCACCGCAGTTCACCTCGTCGCCTCCGCGCTCTAGCTTGTTTCTCGCCTCCTTCCGTTCTACTTCCTCGCGCATCCTCCGCATCGCGTCGTGCTGCGCTTCCATGGGCAAGGCGGGGTTGAAGTTTGCCTCCACCATATCCAAGATATCGAACTTGAGGTCCACGATCTTCGTCGCCAGATAGAACCGCTCGTAGAGCTCCGCCAACGAGTCCTCGTCTAAAACAATGTCGGCGTCATCTTGGGAACCGTTCTCGGTTCcaacgcccgccgccgccggttcgtcgctgctgctgctgctgctccctCGGGGAGCTTGGCCGCCTTCACCGCCCGCCGCCATTGACAGCTGCGACCCATGGACGCCTTCGGTCGGAGCACTTGCGTGGTTGTTGGCGTGTTCCGCTTCGGATGGATCCATCGCTTCTCTGTTCCGCAAGTGCATGCAGCGCAATGCTAGATGGTGATGAACTATTGGTTCTATGGTCTTTGTTGGCCTGTCCTATTTATTTATAGAGTGGATCACCAATAATTGAACGATACCCTAGGCCGAGTCGGATTGGGGTGGAGGAGAGGCCGATCGATCGGCTTAGGTTGGGATTTTATGAAAGAAGTTGGGATCTTTCAGTATTTCCATTACTAATATAGAAATCAAAGTATGATGAAGGGAAAACTAGAAAATGGCCATGCCGTGTCGTTTGTACATCTGTTGGCTCTTAAAAAAACCGTTCAAAATAGGTAAATATTTTTCGGTGGGAGGCGACGTTTCAGTCGACAACGAGGCACATGTGGTAACTTCGTCAATCTTAAAACCCGCCAAATTAGTTTTTTTTCGACAAAGTCTCTCAAAGATGCTCATAGGGGGTAGGGTGTTCGTGCATTTATAGGAGTGGGTCTATGCATGTATTTGTAAAAGTTTGCATATGTATTTTTTCGCATTCAAATAAAGAATCTTCTTACAAAAAACATAGTTTTTTCTTGTTTGAGTAACATAAatgtttatattgaaaaaatagttcaaataacaTAAAGATTAATTTTTGAAAATCGGTCAAATAAGATAAATGTTCTCATTAAAAATCGTtccaataaaataaaaataaaaataaagtaaaaaggaaaaaggaaaaggaaaaaaaaggcgtgaaaagaagaaaataagaaaagaaaaggagaaaCACTACTTGTTATTGGGTCGTGAAGGATGCAGGCGACAATTACTCCACCCCGCAAGTTGATCAAAGAACAAGAGCTCCTCGCTAACTAAAAGGGGAGGGATCCAATAGGTCCTCCTAGTTGACGTCGTTTGCATCGTGGAGCGTGCCAATGCATGCAATAGACCACACATGGCGGCCAAACCCACCATCTTCAACACCGATAGATTGCACTCGAACCATGCTCGCAAACCATTGCCAGCTTTATAGCCCGCTaagcgccgcctcgtcgccccgtcCTACTCAAGTCGCCAGCCTGGCCTCCCTCTTGCTAACCCCTCCCAACTCTAGCTACGGCGAGAACCCCACACCTTGAACCCTAAGTCGTTGGCGAGCTCCCTACACCCCACCCATAGGTAAGTCTACTCCTTGACTCCGCCGGCGATGTTACGACCAGTCCCCGTCTTCGCGATGTTGTCCCGATCGATGGCGTGTCTATCTTCATCGTCTCCGGCAAAATCCAAAGTCGCCTCCCAACCATGATGGGCCGGTCCAGTTGTGTTAGCAAGGTGCGCGTCGACGCGCTAACCAAGACCAACTAGAGGACGGTAAATAACCAAACATCGTGTGTTTGCATCTACGGGCATGTCAGTGGGTTGCAACACTTCACCCTCACTGGATGCGTTCCACGTTAGCTCCGGAACCCGGGGCGTTCCCCTGTTGGCCCCATTTCATCACGTCCTAGAGCGTGTGGATGTGGGCCATGAGCCCTGCGTCTTTATCTCTTCGCTAGTCGGGTATCAGGTGTGGCCCATTTTCGTTTTCTATTTTTATCTTTTGtttgtttttctattttcttttctgttcataatcgaaaaagttgtaatttgaaaatagttcaaatttgaaaatgttcaaattttaaaagtgttcaaattttaaaaatattgGTCTTCGAAAAATGTTTAAACTTTGAAAAAAATTGGAAAATTGTTCGatctcaaaaaatgttcaaaatttgatttttttgaaaaaataagaatttttttcgataaaaatTAAAACTTCTGGAATTAAAAAATGAGATTAAAAAATATTTCATCTTTTAAAAAACGAAAATATataaaagaaaaacaagaaaaaaacgaGCCTACCTGATGGGGCCCACTTCACAGCCGTCGGTTCGGGGGTGTGCGGCACCCTGTCCGCACCGACCCGGTGTATAGGAATAGGAGCTCCCATCCAAGGATTCAACGAGACTCTCGTTACGAGAGTGTCCTATGCCCACGCCCCACTGTACCCTCACTCCACCTTCCCGCCGAGCTACTCTCCTATGCTCCTCCTCGCAAGGCTGGCCAAACCCGGATGCTGCTCTCCACCAACATCTTCCCGTCTCGCCCATGCCGCTCTCCGCCGCAAccgtctccacctccacctccacgccGGCGACGCCCACAACCTGTTCGACGCGGCGCCCGCGCCGGACCACAGGCAGTGCAGCGCGCTGCTCAGGGCGCGCACCGCGAGCGGGGACCACGCCGGGTCCGCCTCCCTCCTCCGCGGCATGCTCCGACAGAGCCTCCGCCCCGACAGGCTCGCGCTCGCCGCGGCGATCAAGTCCGCCTCGTCCCTCCCGGACGGCGCCGCCCTCGGGAGTTGCCTCCACGGGTTCGCCGTCAGGGCCGGGCACGCCGCGGGCGCGGCGGTGGCCAAGGCCTTCATGGACATGTACGCGAGGCGCGGGGCTCTGGCCGACGCCCGCCGGGTGTTCGACGAAATGGGCTGCCCCGACGCCGTGTGCTGGAACATCCTCATCACGGGTTCCTCCCGCGCCGGGCTGTCCGACTCTGTCTTCGGCCTCTTCCGGTCCATGCTTGCGTGCGGCGCGGACGAGAGCATGCCGACCGCGGTGACGGTGGCCGTTGTCATCCCGGTGTGCGCGAAGCTGAGACATCTGAGGGCCGGGAGGACTGTCCATGGCTACGTCGTTAAGACCGGGCTGGAGTCCGATACTCTCTGTGGGAACGCATTAGTCTCCATGTACGCAAAATGCGGCGGTGGAAGCGGAAACACAGACGACGTCCGCAACGCGTTCTCTTCAATTCGCTGCAAGGATGTTGTTTCATGGAACTCGATCATCGCAGGATGCTCCGAGAACGGGTCGTTCGAGGAAGCGCTCACATTATTCGGCCAGATGATCTCAGAGGGCTACCTTCCGAATTACTCAACGGTGGCTAATATTCTCCCTGTGTGCTCATTCATGGAGCGCGGCAGGCACTACGGCAGAGAGGTACACGGTTTCGTGTTCCGGTCTGGCTTACACACGGACGTATCTGTTTGCAACGCGCTGATGGCACACTACTCCAAGGTGTGTGAAATGGGGGTCGTGGAATCAATATTCAGAAGTATGGGTTCAAGAGATATAGTTACGTGGAACACAATGATGGCTGGGTATGCGATGAACGGGTATCACTCTAGGGTGCTAGGACTGTTCCGTAGGCTTCTGTCAACAGGAATGGCCCCCGATTCAGTTTCATTCATCAGCCTGCTCACTGCTTGTGCTCAGGGAGGTGATGTGAGAGGAGGGATGGGGGTTCATGGCTATATTTTTCGACGTCCAACGCTTCATCAGGAAACATCCTTAATGAATGCTCTTGTTAGTTTTTATAGCCAGTGTGACAGGCTTGATGAGGCTCTTAATTCTTTTGACGATATTTTGGACAAGGATTCTGTATCGTGGAATGCAATTCTATCAGCCTGTGCTAACAGAGGACACCATATTGAGGAGTTCGTCAGGCTCTTCAGTCAAATGTGCCGCAAGGTAACTCGTTGGGACTCGATCACGATCTTGAATGTTATCCGTGTGAGTACCTCCTGTGGGATCAAGATGGTTCGGGAAGCTCATGGATGTTCCTTGCGAGTTGGTTATATTGGTGATATTTCTGTTGCAAACGCTATTATTGATGCATACGCAAAGTGTGGCCACCCACAGGATGCAGATATGCTTTTCAGAAACCTTGCAGGTCGGAACATTGTAACAGACAATACTATGATTTCCTGCTACCTGAAAAGTAACAGCGTAGAGGAAGCTGAGATAATCTTCCGCCAGATGTCTGAGAAAGATCAGACAACATGGAATCTCATGATCCAGCTGTATGCACGTAATAACATGTGCGATCAAGCTTTCAGTCTGTTTCATCAGTTGCAGTGTCCTGATGCTGTCAGCATTACAAATATTCTCCTAGCTTGCATCCAGTTGAGTTCAGTACAGCTTGTGAGAGAATGTCATGGCTACATGCTCAGAGCATCCCTAGAAGACATTCATCTTGAAGGAGCTCTTCTTGACGCGTACTCGAAGTGCGGGAATATAGCCAATGCATTCAACCTATTTCAAATCAGCCCTAACAAGGACATTGTCACATTCACTGCCATGATAGGAGGTTATGCAATGCATGGAATGGCAGAAGAGGCAGTAGAGCTGTTTTCTGATATGCTTACACTTGGCATCAAACCAGACCATGTAGTTCTAACTGCTCTGCTGTCAGCCTGCAGTCATGCTGGGCTTGTTGATGCAGGAATCAAGATTTTCAAGTTCGCCAGAGAGACTTACAGATTTGAACCGACAGCAGAGAACTACACATGCATGGTTGATCTTCTTGCCCGTGGTGGGCGTCTCCAAGATGCATACAGTTTTGCGTTGGATATTCCCCCTCACTTGGTCAATGCCAATGCATGGGGCTCTCTGCTAGGTGCGTGCAATGTCCATGGAGAGGTCAGAATCGGCCAGCTCGCAGCTGATCAGTTGTTCTCCATGGAGGGTGGGGACATGGGGAACTATATTAGCGTGTCAAACATCTATGCAGCTGATGAGAAATGGGACGGTGTTGAGCATGTCAGGAAACTGTTGACGTCCAAGGATATGAAGAAGCCTGCAGGATGCAGCCAGGCACTTGTATATAGCCAGTAATGTTAAACACAAAGGTAGGTCTTTTATGTGAGGAACTCTGTATCAGCAAATGAAAGATGCATGCACAGAGCATTCAGTTATCGGTTTCAACATTATGCAATCAAAGTGGTCACAGGTTGCAGAATCTTGAATCTGAATTTTTCTTGCCAATCGTTTCTTTGATAGCTTGCTTGCCATCCATAATATTTATTTTCCTAAAGTATGCAAATAAGCAGTTATCTAAGCACATTACTTGATATGCATTTTGTGCATTCCCATCTGTCTCGTGACATCTCCGTGTAGTTGAACCGTGCATGAATTTCCTAACTTTGTATCCATTGGTGCTTAATTATACTGACAAATTCATCCAACTGGCAGATTTGAGGTAAATAAGTAACATGCTGCCATCCACCGGATCACAGCATGCATCTTGTAACTGAAGCAGGAGgaaattaaatcatgtgctatctCCATTGGAACTCTCTTTTTGGTTTTCTACAAAACCAGGTTCAGTAACATTTCATTTTATTCATGCCTTTCATCACAAATGCTGTTTgtttttggcatcttgttaatattttAATTATGATACTGAAGTAGTATGAGACAAGGGTTCCTGCTGATTTACCTTAGCTCCAGAGAAAGCTCAACTATGTATTTCTTTTGGTGTGAGTCGTGAGAAAGCGTTCTTGTTCATCTGGCTGCGTCCTTATCCTTAATACCTGTACCTAAATCCTGCACGCCTTACAGATCTACATTTCCGAATTCCGATAATCATTACTTTTGTAAATCAGTAAAATTGTCATGGCCATCATGTCAGACAATGGCATTATTTTCTTGATAGTTCTAACTGTTCCTAGTATACAACTCTTACGTGACAAGATATAATATCTCTCTACTCAAACTAATAGACTAAGGAGCCCAATGTGACCAAGGTCCTGAAAGAAAAAAACTTTGCTCCTTGATGACAGGTGGAAGTCTAGGTAACAGTTTCTGGCATCAGGAATGTCAGCAATGTCATCTATTTGAGCAAACCTGATTAGACCTCTGCTACCGGTGTTAGTCTGGCTGATGAAACACCACAAGCAGAAGGAATCAGAGTAAGATCTTGTGTTCCACTCGCTCGCTGTCGATGATATCTTTGTGCAGTTAACTCACCTTGCTGCTTGTGTCGATTTCCTTACATATAAATCAATGAAAATTTTGTATATGTACTGTACATATACTGTTTAACAATGAGAAACCCTTCTACCGGATCTCCAGGTACATCATCGTCAGGTGGCTGAAGAAAAGAGACAGATTAGCCTACACTCGCTGCAAGGCA
This region of Lolium perenne isolate Kyuss_39 chromosome 2, Kyuss_2.0, whole genome shotgun sequence genomic DNA includes:
- the LOC127334958 gene encoding LOW QUALITY PROTEIN: putative pentatricopeptide repeat-containing protein At5g08490 (The sequence of the model RefSeq protein was modified relative to this genomic sequence to represent the inferred CDS: inserted 2 bases in 1 codon) yields the protein MLLLARLAKPGCCSPPTSSRLAHAALRRNRLHLHLHAGDAHNLFDAAPAPDHRQCSALLRARTASGDHAGSASLLRGMLRQSLRPDRLALAAAIKSASSLPDGAALGSCLHGFAVRAGHAAGAAVAKAFMDMYARRGALADARRVFDEMGCPDAVCWNILITGSSRAGLSDSVFGLFRSMLACGADESMPTAVTVAVVIPVCAKLRHLRAGRTVHGYVVKTGLESDTLCGNALVSMYAKCGGGSGNTDDVRNAFSSIRCKDVVSWNSIIAGCSENGSFEEALTLFGQMISEGYLPNYSTVANILPVCSFMERGRHYGREVHGFVFRSGLHTDVSVCNALMAHYSKVCEMGVVESIFRSMGSRDIVTWNTMMAGYAMNGYHSRVLGLFRRLLSTGMAPDSVSFISLLTACAQGGDVRGGMGVHGYIFRRPTLHQETSLMNALVSFYSQCDRLDEALNSFDDILDKDSVSWNAILSACANRGHHIEEFVRLFSQMCRKVTRWDSITILNVIRVSTSCGIKMVREAHGCSLRVGYIGDISVANAIIDAYAKCGHPQDADMLFRNLAGRNIVTDNTMISCYLKSNSVEEAEIIFRQMSEKDQTTWNLMIQLYARNNMCDQAFSLFHQLQCPDAVSITNILLACIQLSSVQLVRECHGYMLRASLEDIHLEGALLDAYSKCGNIANAFNLFQISPNKDIVTFTAMIGGYAMHGMAEEAVELFSDMLTLGIKPDHVVLTALLSACSHAGLVDAGIKIFKFARETYRFEPTAENYTCMVDLLARGGRLQDAYSFALDIPPHLVNANAWGSLLGACNVHGEVRIGQLAADQLFSMEGGDMGNYISVSNIYAADEKWDGVEHVRKLLTSKDMKKPAGCSXRHLYIASNVKHKDLR